A genomic segment from Stappia indica encodes:
- a CDS encoding Fe(3+) ABC transporter substrate-binding protein: MFHKVSALRTGLLSAALLASAAIAAPAAAEGEVNIYSYRQPFLIEPLLEAFTKETGIKTNVIFASDGLAERIQAEGANSPADVLLTVDIGRLDGAKELGITQPVTSDVVNENVPAEFRDPEGHWIGLTTRARIVYASKERVAQDSITYEELADPKWKGKICTRSGQHVYNVALFASIVAHKGAEEAETWLAGVRDNLARKPTGNDRGQVQAIFAGECDISLGNTYYMGAMLTNEKEPEQKDWANSVKILFPNSDDRGTHVNISGVVMAKNAPNPEAAVKLIEFLSSEEAQHIYAEANNEYPVKPGVEISEMVASWGDFKADTLSLDEIAKNRKTASELVDKVGFNDGPQS, encoded by the coding sequence ATGTTCCACAAGGTTTCCGCTCTGCGCACCGGCCTCCTGTCGGCCGCGCTTCTCGCATCCGCCGCGATCGCTGCGCCGGCCGCTGCCGAGGGCGAGGTCAACATCTACTCCTATCGCCAGCCGTTCCTGATCGAGCCGCTGCTCGAGGCCTTCACCAAGGAAACCGGGATCAAGACCAACGTCATCTTCGCCTCCGACGGCCTCGCCGAACGCATCCAGGCCGAGGGCGCGAATTCGCCGGCCGACGTGCTGCTGACGGTCGACATCGGCCGCCTCGACGGCGCCAAGGAGCTCGGCATCACCCAGCCGGTGACGTCCGACGTCGTCAACGAGAACGTTCCGGCCGAGTTCCGCGATCCGGAGGGCCACTGGATCGGCCTGACCACCCGCGCGCGCATCGTCTACGCCTCGAAGGAGCGCGTGGCGCAGGACAGCATCACCTATGAGGAGCTGGCCGACCCGAAGTGGAAGGGCAAGATCTGCACCCGCTCGGGCCAGCACGTCTACAACGTCGCCCTGTTCGCCTCGATCGTCGCCCACAAGGGCGCCGAGGAAGCCGAGACGTGGCTCGCCGGTGTGCGTGACAACCTTGCCCGCAAGCCGACCGGCAACGACCGCGGCCAGGTGCAGGCGATCTTCGCCGGCGAGTGCGACATCTCGCTCGGCAACACCTATTACATGGGCGCGATGCTGACCAACGAGAAGGAGCCGGAGCAGAAGGACTGGGCCAACTCGGTCAAGATCCTGTTCCCGAACAGCGACGACCGCGGCACCCACGTCAACATCTCGGGCGTCGTGATGGCCAAGAACGCTCCGAATCCGGAAGCCGCCGTCAAGCTGATCGAGTTCCTGTCCTCCGAGGAGGCCCAGCACATCTATGCCGAGGCCAACAACGAGTACCCGGTGAAGCCGGGCGTCGAGATTTCCGAGATGGTCGCCTCGTGGGGCGACTTCAAGGCCGACACCCTGTCGCTCGACGAGATCGCCAAGAACCGCAAGACCGCCAGCGAGCTGGTCGACAAGGTCGGCTTCAACGACGGCCCGCAGAGCTGA
- a CDS encoding threonine dehydratase, which translates to MLTLAAIEDAAETVYRSMRPTPQYAWPLLADAVGRKVWVKHENHTPTGAFKVRGGLVIASGIARNSPAGTGIISATRGNHGQSLAFASARNGLACTIVVPHGNSAEKNAAMRAFGAELVEAGSDFDEAKQHAMALADERGLLMVPSFHQDLVRGVATYAMEFFRAAEDLDVVYVPIGLGSGICGMISARNLLGRRTRIVGVVSDKADAYALSLESGQRVETASAATFADGMAVRGPDETALAVIRAGVDDILRVSDAAIAEAVRLLYRTTHSVAEGSGAAALAALLQDQRRGEVAGIVLSGQNIDTAWMAEILSGGTPAP; encoded by the coding sequence ATGCTGACCCTTGCCGCCATCGAGGATGCCGCCGAGACCGTCTACCGGTCGATGCGCCCGACCCCGCAATATGCCTGGCCGCTGCTGGCGGACGCGGTCGGACGGAAGGTCTGGGTCAAGCACGAGAACCACACGCCGACCGGCGCCTTCAAGGTGCGCGGCGGGTTGGTGATCGCCAGCGGCATCGCCCGCAACTCCCCCGCCGGCACCGGCATCATCTCCGCCACCCGCGGCAATCACGGCCAGAGCCTTGCCTTCGCCTCGGCGCGCAACGGGCTGGCCTGCACCATCGTCGTGCCGCATGGCAATTCGGCCGAGAAGAATGCTGCGATGCGCGCCTTCGGCGCCGAGCTGGTGGAGGCAGGCAGCGACTTCGACGAGGCCAAGCAGCATGCGATGGCGCTGGCGGACGAGCGCGGCCTGCTGATGGTGCCGAGCTTCCACCAGGACCTGGTGCGCGGCGTTGCCACCTACGCGATGGAGTTCTTCCGGGCGGCCGAGGATCTCGACGTCGTCTATGTGCCGATCGGCCTCGGCTCCGGCATCTGCGGCATGATTTCGGCGCGCAATCTGCTGGGCCGGCGCACGCGCATCGTCGGTGTCGTCTCCGACAAGGCCGACGCCTATGCGCTGTCGCTGGAAAGCGGCCAGCGGGTCGAGACGGCGAGCGCCGCCACCTTCGCCGACGGCATGGCGGTGCGCGGGCCGGACGAGACCGCGCTGGCGGTCATCCGCGCCGGCGTCGACGACATCCTGCGCGTCAGCGACGCGGCGATCGCCGAGGCCGTGCGCCTGCTCTACCGCACCACCCACAGCGTTGCCGAAGGTTCGGGCGCGGCCGCCCTTGCCGCCTTGCTGCAGGACCAAAGGCGCGGCGAGGTCGCCGGCATCGTGCTGAGCGGGCAGAACATCGACACCGCCTGGATGGCCGAGATCCTGTCGGGCGGCACCCCGGCTCCGTAA